One Scyliorhinus torazame isolate Kashiwa2021f chromosome 28, sScyTor2.1, whole genome shotgun sequence genomic window, TCAATGATCAAATTCACTCGCCGTTTCAACTTTGTTAAGAGAACAATTTCCACTGTCATTTAAAATTGCTGAAGGAGCCTTTTGTTGTGTTGTCGGCTGAGATTACACGTTTTCATTTATATTTCCCCACGCGTTGGACTTTCAGGATATGGAATTATTTCAATTCAAGGTGCAAGGCAGAGTGCGCCTCAAAAATAGCCACAAAATAACTTTCCCCATTGCCGTTTGTCTTGGAGATCGTACCCTTCAGTTCTCAATCCCCCTCCTACCAGCACGCTGCAACTCTCTCGCTAATGCACTCCGCTTTCCATATCTCGCCAGCTTCAATATCCTGCGCAAAGCCGACCTCTTCAACTGCGCCTTCAGTAATCTCccagaaccagccccccccccgggatctctctgctcaccGTCTCTGCAATGTGCTGCTGCACCCAGGGTGCTGGGTGAATGGAAATGGTCCATCGAATTATTATTGCAGGATCTATaccattgtaataataataatctttcttgtcacaagtaggcttacattaacactgcaattaagttactgtggaaagtccctagtcgccacattctggcgcctgttcgggtacactgagggagaattcagaatgtccaattcaccaaacagcacgtctttcggggcttgtgggaggaaaccggagcacccggaggaaacccacgcagacacggggagaacgtgcagactccgcacagatagtgacccaaaccgggatatGGAATCTCCCCATATTCTTTGACCCCTGTAGCCCTAAGAATTATATTTAATTCCTCTTGAAAACATGTAATGTTTTGAGCTCAACTACTTTTTGTAGTGGAGAATTGCGCAGGTAACTCCACTCTCggtggtgaagatatttctcctcatcgcaGTCCTGAATGGTTTACCCTATATTCttcaactgtgacccctggttctagactcccccaccatcaggaacataccCGCtggatctaccctgtccagtcctgttagaattttataggcttctctgatatgccccctcattcttctgaactccagtaaatacaatcctaatcaactcaatctctccttctatgtcagtcccgccatcccaggaatcagtctgggaaaccttcactgcactccctctttagcaagaacatccttcctccgataaggagagcaacactgcacacgatattccaggttgtgatattgggcaaCGTGTGCTGTCAGTCTGAATGGCTAATGAGGAGAgcagggtggtggaggaggggatagACATGGATGATACAATGCAATGTACTTGGGAGTTTTGTAATGAGGTTATGATTCAATATTGAGGTGAGACGGAATACTCTCCAAGCAGTGTCCTTGTGTCCTTTATCTTATTGTCGTCTAGCTTGAAGGATAGTCGAGAACTCAGTCTTTGGAGTTCAGTGTGTTTTCCTTGTTTGGCCATTGCACAAATTTCAGTCTGTTCAGTGTTATGAAGTATGATCTTTGACTCCTCGTTACAACTGGGAACTTGCCTTTGTTGGTTCCTGGAGTGTTGATTGCAGCAGTAGTTACCTCTCCTCACTGGCTTCCGTGTACCATGCAAGTCTAGGTGCAAACTTTACACTCACTGGATCTTTACATTTTTGTTGACTCGGTGAGGTCTGAATCATTCTGTTCCACCTGATGGCGGCGACTTGTGAAGGTTtgaggaggcagagggaggggtCGATTCCGCCTGAAGCTGCTTAGCGACCGCCTCAGGGAGCCCAAACGCTTCCACAGTTTCAACCGGGGCTCGCTGGAGTCCTCCATGTGATACGGCATACACTCATAGGGACCATAGCGGGAGGCATCCAGACCTGCAGGATTACACAAGGCTACAAAACTCACGCATGTCGCCAAGAGAAGGAAGATGCATATCAAGGCTATGATGGTTGGCATAGGGTCTCCCTTTTCAGCAGATGGATCAGTTCTCTGGAATGTTTCTGTGGTTGTCAGGAGCAGCTCAGTAATATTCGGTATTGCGGTGGTCCCATTCTTGTTCTCTGAATTCATCATTCCTGTTTTTTGAGTTTAAAGAAAGATAAGTTAATACCGTTATTTTTTACTGTTGTTAATTGAGAACAGACGAGGTTTGGAAAAGGTGATTCAACCCATTTAAGCTCAAACTTCATATTTTTGTCAAGAAGAGCACATTACCGAACCATGAGGTATGgggtgatagggagagagagggtaagGAAGTGTCAAGCCATGATGCTCCAGCCCTTTTAGTGGACCAGATTGATGAACCTGATCTCTCTGTCTACCCATCAGTTTTGATATTCGCATGGCTGAGGAAAACTCTTCAACCTCTTGATCTCAACCCCACTAAATTCTGTCGTCTTTTCAATCGTTCCGCTAGATGGgatcttgtttttttaaaaataattttagagtaagtacccaattcattttttccaattaaggggcaatttagccttgccaattcacctagcttgcacatctttgggttgtgggggcgaaacccacgcaaacacggggagaatgtgcaaactccacacggacagtgacccagggccgggatcgaacctgagacctcagcgccgtgagacagcagtgctaaccattgcgccaccgtgctgccctgatggggTCTTGGTTAAACATCTCCTCCTGAAGGATCCCTGATAATGCAGCTATCTGCCAGTGCTACATTGGAGTGTTGGCCTGTACACTTGAATCTTGGGGTGGGGCCCGAACCCACCACCTTGTAACCCAAAATGCAACCAGCTGAGCCAGCCTGAGACAGCTGCTACGCATGACACGAAAGCGGTTTAGAAATTTGAATCAATGCATCATTTCAGAACACTGACTGTGTAATATTGTGTGCGTCAAACAGAATGGAGAACAACATTTGAATGTACTGTCCAGGTGAGACTGAAAATTAAGACCTCTCTTTGCCAATCTGAGGCATTGCAAAACTGTCAAGGATCAATAACAGAGTTAATATCCTATAAGGTTCAAACTGCATTGGCCAAGGGGTTGTCATATATGTGGGCTATTGTCTTCAAGAACCGAGTCACGTGGCACACGTGACGTTATTGGCTACTTAGAGGGCTTCTTCCCGAAATCTAGTACCAACCCTTGTCCACAGCGCACCTATCCAATGACCCTCTGATGATCTTACATTTCAACCCACATGCATCTgcaatctatttcttttgtactgttagtcCAAAGATgcaacaggttttttttttttaaaaagcaaactgGCGACGAGGAACGGATCAgaaaggaaaaaaaacatttttcagaAGAAAAAGAGAAGCTGTCGACCTTCGAGGTCGATGTAAACCAGGGAAGCACAAACAACCAATCAATCGACCAGCAGCTTACCAGAAGATCAGAAATCACACCTGGTAATCGGAACCGGTAAGGTTTTTGGGGCAAAAAATTCAAAGGAAGAGCCCATACCGATTTGAAACCGGCACTCGAGGAGTCCGGCTGCAGTGCTCGCCGCGTGCAGTACAGTAAGACAAGGAGGTAGAGGGGGACAGTGAACAAAAGATTCTCACACTTACAATGCGAGTTAAAGATGTTAGAAATTGGTGACTCAAGTAGACCATTAATTTAAGGGAAGTTGTTAGACCATTCCGATACCAGAAAAACGTCGGGGAATTTTGGCATGATGTGCGCATTTGATGAAGACTCCGAGAACTGGAAATCATGTTCAGAAAGATATTAAATACAATTGGAAGCAAAACTTTCAATTTGTTAACGAGCTTAGTTCAGCCTGAGAAACCCGGGGGTAAGACGTAAGAAGACAATGTTCAAATATTAGAAGACCATTATACACCAAAAATGTTAATTATTGTGGGGAGGTTTCGATTTCATCAAAGGAATCCTTTATAAGGGGAAAATGTTGCGCAGTTCATCACTTTTTGCGAGTTTGGCAACTTGTTAGATGACACAATTGGAGATCATTTGGTGTGTGGTTTGAAAAATGAGGCATTCGGAGAAGATTATTAATGCCCCAAATTAGATGTTATTCTCCAATTGGAAACCAtctgctaaacaatcctgattgtggtAAGAGTTATACTGAATGCCAATTTAAGATTCTAAGCTGGACTGGCCGTACACTTACATATTCCATAAATCACATATGTTCACACACAGTGGCCTGCACTTTTCTGACTGAggcaccctcaataatgacgcttagagattaaactgtaaagaaggctttattagactaataactatactacagctagagacgagagctgactgttacacagaccatgaggcaggcctttatgtatggctcccagatgggcggagccagaggcggagtccccagggttccaagcccggtcttaaaggggacatcaccttacatgatgataaggcagtaaccgttcatcacactgacagtgtgaacATGCCCACCCATTTTGCCCTTTTCAACTAAACCAAAGCTTGGGGAAcattcattccctggttcattctctcgggtaatgccttgaccaatcagtgtcGACCGACCCAGTTTGAATTTGAACAacgttggcagttaactgttccgtgCTGCATGTCCCATGTTAacacctccaccaatcagagtccacatgCTAACCAGTCAGCGCACTCTTCTCATGCAGTACAAATTAAATTGTTGTTAGAATTGGAAAATTGTTTCGAGCTGTCCCGATGGGTGCAagcacgatggcccagtggttagctctGTAGCCTTACTGCACTGGGGACCTGggatcaattccgaccttgggtgactgtgtagactttgcacgttctccctgcgtctggttgggtgctccggtttcctcccacagtccaaagttatgcaggttTAGTGGTTCTCGCAAAGCGTGCGGGGTTATGGGGTATAGGGCGGGAGagttggcctaggtagagtgctctttcggagggtcggtgcagattcgatgggccaaatggcctcctttagctCATTGGGGATTCGTATGGAAGACGCACAACTTTGACAGCATGTTTTTTTCAACAATACTCCAGTTTCGGACTACCAAACGACATGTTTGatttttctttaaaatattttttggaTACATTTTTATCCCGATTTGGGGTAGGGATATCAACTATGACAAACAGAACACTTTACTTTCCCCTCGCTTTAGCATCTATTGCCAGTTTCAAGCTGTCTAAAGAAGCGGCAGCAGTGGTTTGAATGGGCAACGTGTTTTAGCTGAAAtaagcaaaataccgtggatgctggaatctgaaacagattaTACTGGGAAGCCCCAGCAGGCGTGGCTGCACCTTAGAAGAGAGTTCACCCTGATTTCTCTTCAGAATCCGGTTTCCAGGATTCCGAAGAGGAGTCACATTGGACTCAAGCCGTTAACTGTTTACCCCCTCTCTCCGCAGATGTTGCCAAACATGGTTGTGTTATTCCTCAGCGTTTTTaattttggccggaattctccggcctttgggaTTCGCTTTTCCCGCTGGCGGTGGacccccgcccacaggtttcccgtcAGCGTGGCTTCAAGGATTGTTTAGCAGATGGTTTCCATTTGGAGAACATCTAATGTTGGGCATTAATAATCTTCTCTGAATGCCTCATTTTTCAAACCACACACCAAACGATCTCTAATTGTGTCATCTAATAAGTTGCCAAATTCGCAAAACTCTTGAGTCCCATTGACAGGCGGCGGGAAGAGACAATGCCAGCGCCAGTGAATTGAGTGCCGCCAAGACCCACGTggcaggggtgccagagaatccgCCCTTTATCTCCAatctccaacatccacagtatttgcTTTTATCCCGGCTTCTCCGGTCCCTCCTCATAATTGGAAAAAAGACGTCTGTGCGTTTCAGCTTTAATCACCAGATCAATTGAAGTTTTTGTTACCTTTTTGCCCAGGAGTGTTTGTTATTTTTGACATTCGGGGATTTGTTATTTGATATCCCATTGAACAATACCCAGGCTGCCTATGTAGCTTGGCATAAGATTTTTGAAACCCTGTACCAAACATTGTTTATGACCAGCTCAGCAAGCCTGTCACTACATGTGGCTGGCAAAAGCTTTCAGAGCAGTCAGTTCAAACTTGTCGTGATAAAATGTCAAAGGATTTATTTTTTTAATGtcagatgagattttattttcacGGTGCAGTAATCAGCAGCTCAGCGGTGGAATTTAATGTTGCATTAATGTGTAGCTCAACATGTGCATGGATGCTTGCTGATCAATGTTGGTCACCTCCGGAACCCGCTCAGGAGATTATTCCCTGAAGTTATTTGGAGAGTTTGTTGACCAGTTTTTGTGGCTGCTTGAGAAGCAAGCAGATGAATCTGGAGGAACCGGGGCTGTGAGGAAGCTATTTATGTAATTTTCCTAATTTGTACGTGAGCCGTTCTCATCGCTTCCTCAACACCAACTTATCGGAGTGTTGGCCTTTGCTTAGTGTTGGCTCTCTCGCTCCTGAGTCACATATACGCTCTAGGCTGACAATCCAGCACTGCACCGTCGGATGTGCTGTGTTTCGGAAGATAAATTAAATTGAGGCACAGTCTGCCCCCTGGGGTAAATGTGAAGGATCGCAAGGCTACTATTTGGAAGAAGAGTAGGGGTACTCTCAAAGgtgccctggccaacatttctCTTTCAGCCATCGTCATTGTatcgttatcacattgctgcttgtgcaaCCTTGCTGTGCGCAAATGAGCCGCCGCTTTGCCCTACAACCGTGATGGCACGTCCTTTGCCACACGTCCCAATCCGCTTCAGGATTTCCACGAGTCCTGAGAGGCGAGATGTAAATACATCTTTCATTTAGTGGGCGGTGCTCTTTCTTGACTCGGGATGTCGATTCGAGCCCCGTACCAGCCTTGAAAGCACCGAATCTAGGTTGGCACTTCAGAATTGTATTGTGGGAGCGCCACACCTGGTGTCGGCTTTTGGGTGGGACATGGAAGCCAATCAGACCCAGATGCATTAACACACCCGACGCTCTCTTTGAAGGAAGAATAAAGTTCTCCTTAGTGTCTTAGTATTTCTTCTTCGGGCTCCGCGATCAGTAATTGTACAGTGTGTTGTGCTGCTGGCTATGAATCAACCTCCTTAACAGCCAGGGGCGAGCATGGCATCTGAAGCTTGAGGGAATCTAAATCACGGCTTTCAAGTGGGTGAGTAGGTTCTCAAGGAATCTGGGCAGAAAATCATAGTAGGTTCAGTCCCCGAGCGATCTGCTAGAGGTACTGGTGACAATTTGGAGTATCACAGACACAGGGACTTGGAATGGATTTGTTATCGGTCCTTTAAAGTTTGGCCACACTGGAGCCCAGGGGCCTGTGGTGGTCATATGTATAGATTCGATAAGCCAAGGAAAGAGTTACCAATGTGCAATGTAAACAGAATACATGACCAAGAGCAAAGAAGTTGATTTATAACTCTCCTGGAATTAGCCATAACTCACATGAATTATCGGGTCAGCTTACTGGTGTGATAATCAAATCTCTCAGCTTTTCATCACCCATTTTCTGTCACTTAACCAACACCACAGCTTTGTGAGGTATGTCACTCGGTGATTAATGGTCAACCCATCAGATCCTCCCGATAGCTAAATGCGATGAAATACAGGCCCGAGTCTCAAGGTCAGACTGAATCCCCTTCCTTGTTCCTCTGTTATCTTTAATACTCGGGGTTCTGCtggatttatttgttgtttttttttggtccTCAATATCAGACTATCCAGGGGAAACGTTTTCATCTctttgggaaatgttcagattatcAGAAAACAGCTTGCACCCTTCCAAAACTCCCAGTCATCACTCCCCTTGCCATAATAAATGCAGGCACATTTCTCCAATTTATCCTGTTGTCTCCTGTTGATTAATTCTTGTCACTGACGGTGGGTGGACATGATATTTTTTGCCACTTTGTTTGTCTGTTTGTTTGTGAAcgcttaggctggattctccgcttgggaGACAAAGTATTCCCACCCCGGAACTGAATCGCGTGCAATTTGCAATAACGCTTGGGAGGGGCGCTATTTGATCCAaatttcaggacatgcaaatgagccAGCACTCTACCGAGTGAACTGGAAGCAATCCCCATCCCTGTTGGCGTCGGATTCGTTGGGACGCGGAATTTTGGTTGACCTGCCAAGCTAGAGTTGCTTATAAGAACCAGCCTGAAGTGGATCTGCTGCTCGTGCCCTTGAGGAGAGGTggcacaccctcttccccagggtaggcCGCAGACTCCAGCCCGCCCACCTGAACAGCGCCTGGGAGGTGGTGGATGAGGCAGTCCAtgttgccagcctcaccaggaggaccggcaatGCCGAAGAAGGTGAGTGacctcctcagtgtacccgaacaggtgccgtaatatggcgactaggggcttctcacaggaaCTTcaccgcagtgttaatgtaagcccgcttgtgacaataaagattataattattattacatccactccctccaccaccgacgagcagtggcagccgtgtgtaccgtctacaaaatgcactgcagcaactcaccaaggctcctgagacagcaccttccaaagccatgaccactaccatctagaaagaccaaAGCAGCCGGTGGATGGGAACACtggcacctggaggttcccctccaagtcactcaccatcccgacatgGAAATAGAtcagctgttccttcattgtcgctgggtccaaatcctagaactccctccttaacggcacagtgggtgtacctacacgtcgGGGACTGCTGCAGTTGAAGAAGATagcccaccatcaccttctcaaggctgagccagtgaaacccacatcaCTTAAACAAATTAAGTTTTggtgttgcgaaaaattgggaagattctgggcgggagtgttcacggtcttagccaggatagtgtaggaggaggtggacccggacctttggtggcgatatttggggtttcagagaagccggcgctcatggagaggaggaaggccgatgtcttggccttcgcctctctgattgcacggcggcaaattttgctggagtggcggtcggcatcgccaccgggggtagcggcatggttgggtgacctgtacgacttcctgcggttagtgaAGATAAAGTATGaactaaggggctcttcaggggggtttgaggataggtgggggtgtttgtgaccgtgtttgtacagactgtatggttgattgttgggaagtatgtttcccggggtgtttattcgctataacctgttttgatacatgtttgtaataaaatgcattttaaaaaaaaaaaacatgctgTACAGGAGCGTCGGCCTGAATTTTGACTGAAGTCTATAGAATGGAGGTTGAACCTGCGACCTATTGTCTCTGAGGCGAGAGTGTTGCCCAGTGAATCGTGAAGCATATAGAATTCACACCTCCCATCCCTGGCTGCGAGAGCGTGGAGTGCGAATAGCCAAGAAGTGAGAGATTCCAGGGGTAATCTTTTATTTGTTCCGACTTGATATTTCTTGCTTCATTGGATACATCTAATTTTCCTCTCTCTGTTTAACAAATAACTCTACCACATCCCACAGAAACTTCTCAAAACGCATGTAATTAATTACTTGGAATCACAATGACTAATTTACATAAATGGCTGTATCTGCCTGCCCCGGTTTCTGTCGTTTCACTCAGCATCGTGAACTGTAAGTGTACAGTCTGGGCATTGAGTTAGTgtttgaacacccccccccccccccctaccctacccccTGTCGTGtgaagcacagtaagataacactggctgcaactggatgcagctttacctgagagatactccacaccttgaagttagttcaatatgatttattgaacctgtcacacagttggctcaatcctctgtgagtttgactctctgctaacctggtgtgattaatctgtctgactgaaccagactagctcttagccacgtgctgtaggagttatatgatatgtacaccctgactcacactgtagatgtcccccgtggaaagaggtggagtgtgagtgcctcgtgccttttatagtgggaaaccacccccaagtattctgcctgctgattggttatgtcctgtcctCTGTATTAATTAGC contains:
- the LOC140403503 gene encoding uncharacterized protein C10orf105-like, with the translated sequence MMNSENKNGTTAIPNITELLLTTTETFQRTDPSAEKGDPMPTIIALICIFLLLATCVSFVALCNPAGLDASRYGPYECMPYHMEDSSEPRLKLWKRLGSLRRSLSSFRRNRPLPLPPQTFTSRRHQVEQNDSDLTESTKM